CCAAAGTGATGGATACAAGTGATGAATGGATTTCATCCAGGACAGGGATTCGCAGCAGGCACATTTCGATTGAAGATACAACATCAACGATGGCAGTGAAAGCTGCAGAGAAAGCATTAGAAGATGCAGGAATCAGTGCGGAAGAATTAGATCATATTTTCGTTGCAACATTATCAGGAGATTATGCAACACCAAGTACGGCTTGTCAGGTACAGAAAGGAATCGGAGCTGTCAATGCAGTCTGTATGGATATTAATGCAGCATGTTCAGGATTCGTTTTTGGATTAAATACAGCAGTTGCATATGCGAGAGCAGGAATGGGTAAGAAGATGATGATCATTGGGGTTGAGACACTTTCTAAGATTCTTGACTGGAGTGACCGCAGTACTTGTGTATTATTTGGAGATGGTGCAGGATGCGCGATCGTGGAAGCGGATGAAGAAAGAGAAATCTTTATCGATGCAGGATCTGATGGAGCACGAGGAGATGTTTTAACATGTGAAGAAAGACATTTAAACAATCTCTTAGTAAAGGATGATTCTTCAATGCAACAGGTTGCCATGGATGGGCAGGAAGTATTCAAATTTGCAGCACGTATGGTACCAAAGAGTATTAACAAAGTCCTTGATGAAGCAGGCGTTTCCAAAGAAGAAATCAAATATTTTGTATTACATCAGGCTAACAAAAGGATCATTGAAGCAGCAGCGAGAAGATTGAAGCAGCCAATTGAAAAGTTCCCGATGAATATAGACCGTTGTGCGAATACTTCATCAGCAACGATTCCGATTCTTTTAGATGAGATCAATCAAAAAGGAATGCTAAACCGAGGAGATAAGATTGTTTTAAGTGGTTTTGGCGGAGGACTTACTTGGGGTTCTGTTTATCTTACATGGTAAGAAGCAAACAAATACGATACAAATGAAGATAAAAATAGTCAGCTTTCATATAAGATGATAGGAGTTGACTATTTTTTTATTGCATAGGAAATTTCAATGAAATAAAAAATATGAAGTAAGAAGAAAGAATCCTGTAATACAAGATTCTTTTTGAAGTTAAAATATGATATAATGAGTGGATAAGTACAGGAGGGAATTCATGGAATTACAGTTATGGAGAGAAATGCTCACCCCATATGAGCTGGCAGTTGATGAACTTGTGTTAAAGTTTCGACATATTATAAGAGAATACAGAAATGTCGGAAGATATTCACCGATCGAGCAAGTCGATGGACGTGTAAAATCTATCTCAAGTATTTTGGATAAGATGCAGAGAAAGAAGATCAATGTCAATGATGTAGAAAAAGAACTGGAAGATATTGCGGGAATACGTTTGATCTGTCAGTTTGTGGAAGACATTGATCGTGTATTAGAGATCATAGAGAGTCGTTCTGATATGGAGATCAAGAGCCACAAAGACTATATTTCACATTCCAAAGACAGCGGATATCGAAGCTATCATGTGATCATCTATTATGAAGTGAATACGATTTATGGGAAGAAGCGGATACAGGCAGAGATACAGATCCGTACACTTGCGATGAATTTCTGGGCAACCGTGGAACATTCTTTACAGTATAAGTATAAAGGGGATATTCCACAGCATGTGACAGATAAATTATTAGTTGCATCAGATGCGATCGATGTCTTAGATCATGAGATGTCAACAGTTCGTGATGAGATCATGGATGCACAGGATTCATTCCGTAAGAAGTCAAATCTTGTATCTGAGATCCTTCATACGATGCAGAATTTATATAAAGTTGCGAATCGTCATGAAGTATTAAAGATTCAGGATGAATTTTATAAAATATATGAGACAGGAGATATGGAACGCTTAGAGCATTTTAATAAACAGTTGGATATTATTGCAGAAGGATATCGTGCTCAGAGCATTTCTTAAGAAGAATATGAAATTACCAGAATTATTTGAAGAGAAGATGAGACGTCTATTGGGCGAGGATTTTTCGGAATATGAGAAGCATTTAGATGATCCTGCATATTATGGGATCAGAGTCAATACACTAAAGATCTCAGTGGAAGACTTTTTGAAGATCTGTCCGTTTCATGTGACGAAAGTGCCTTGGACAGATAATGGATTTTATGTAGACAGGGAAGAAAAACCATCAAAACATCCATATTATCATGCTGGATTATATTATATACAGGAACCAAGTGCGATGACACCAGCTTCCTACCTGCCCGTAGAACCGGGAGACCGTGTGCTTGATCTGTGTGGGGCACCAGGTGGAAAGTCTACAGAACTTGGAGCAAAGTTAATGGGAGAAGGATTACTGGTATCGAATGATGTCAGTATCTCAAGAACGAAAGCTCTGATCCGCAATATCGAGATGTTTGGCATCCGTAATGATATGATCCTTTGTACGGAAGCCAAATATTTAGTACCATCAATGACAGGATTTTTTAATAAGATCCTAATTGATGCTCCATGTTCTGGAGAAGGAATGTTTCGAAAGGGGAATAATGAGATCAAGAACTGGCAGCAGAAAGGAAGCGAACCTTATGCAAAATTACAGCGAGAGATCGTTGATGATGCGATCAAGCTATTAGCGCCAGGTGGTATGCTACTTTATTCTACCTGCACATTTTCACCCGAAGAAAATGAACAGGTGATCGAATATCTCTTAGAGAAGAATGAAGATCTTTCTCTTGTGCCAATGAAGATGTGTGAAGGATTTGACCACGGACACCCAGAATGGACTTTGACAGGAAGAGAAGACATCAAACAATGCATTCGATTATGGCCACATAAGATCAAAGGAGAAGGACATTTTCTTGCCTTATTGAAGAAAGCAGACGGAGAACAGCCAACATTCAAATACGAAAAGATTAAGAAAGTAAAACTGACACCAGAGACAGAAGAATTCTTCAAAAACTGTAAGATGGATATTGACTGGAGTCATGTTAGAGAACATCAAGGAAAATTGTTTTACCTAAAAGAAGATATTCCAGAGATGAAGAAAGTAAGAGTTCTAAGGAAAGGTCTTTATCTAGGAGAGATGAAAAAAGGAAGATTCGAACCGAGTCAGTCATTTGCAGTAGCGTTGGCGGCCAATGAGTATGAACCATATCTTTCGTTTGACATCAACGATGAGAATACGGTCAAATATTTAAAATGTGAGACATTAGACGTAGATACAAATACCGAAGGAATTCATCTGGTTGGAACAAATGAATTTCCATTAGGATGGGCGAAGATTAAAAAAGGACGACTGAAGAATAAGTATTCTTCCAGCTGGAGATGGTTATAATGGCAAAGAAAACCAGATTAGACAAATTTTTGTGTGACAGTTTAAATATGACAAGAAAAGAAGCGAAAGAGTCTGTCAAAAAGGGTAAAGTTGTGGTTAATGGAGAAGCAATCAAGAAACCAGAATATAAGGTGGATGCAGAACAAGATCAGGTAGAATTTGACCACAAACTGATTCAGTTTGAACAGTTCCATTATCTGATGTTACATAAACCACAAGGGGTTGTATCTGCAACGAAGGATCATCATGATCAGACTGTACTCGATCTGATCCATGAAGATTATAAAGACAGATTGTTCCCCGTAGGAAGATTGGATAAAGATACAGAAGGATTATTATTATTAACGGATGATGGAATGCTGGCACATGAAATTCTTTCGCCAAGAAAACATGTGGATAAAGTATATTTTGCAAAAGTTTCAGGGCAGTTTGGCGAAAATGAGATCGCCAGATTCAAAGAAGGTCTGGATATTGGCAATGGCGAAAGATCAAAACAAGCAAGACTTCAGATCCTTAAAGCAGATGTACAAGAATCAGAGGTTCTGATCACGATCATGGAAGGGAAATTTCATCAGGTAAAACGGATGGTAAAAGCTGTTGGAAGTGAAGTGTTATATTTAAAAAGGCTGTCAATGGGATCATTAAAATTGGATGAAGAGTTAAAGCTTGGAGAATACCGAAGATTAACGAAGGCAGAGTTACAAGAACTAAAGGAGCATAGGAGATAAATGTTAGAGAATAAAAAAGCAGTAATCTTTGATCTTGATGGGACATTAGTTGATTCCATGTGGATCTGGAGAGAGATTGATATTCGCTTTTTGGGAAAATATGGATTGGAAGTTCCGCAAGGGTTAAATGATAAATTAGAGGGATATAGTTTTCATGAAACAGCAGTTTATTTTAAGGAACATTTTCCGTTGCCGCTTACGATCGAAGAGATCATGGGAACATGGAATCGTATGGCTTCCGAAATCTATATCAATGAAATTCGTTTAAAAGAGGGCGTGAAAGAATTTATTGAGTTGTTAAAAAAACAGAATATGAAACTTGGAATCGCAACAAGCAATTCAAGAAAGCTGGCGAAAGATTGTTTAAGATCCAATGGGATTTTGGATGCATTTGATTATATCTGCACGTCCGATGAAGTTCCAAGAAGTAAGCCGGAACCGGATGTTTATTTGCATGCAGCAAAGATGATCGATACCAGACCAAAGGATGCATTGGTCTTTGAAGATATTCCATATGGGATTTTGGCAGGGAAACGTGCAGGAATGGAAGTGTGTGCAGTGAAAGATCCATATTCTCAAGGATCAGTGAAAGAAAAGAAAGAAATTGCAGATTATTATATTAATACATATTATGACATACTAGATGGAACCTATGAGGTATTAAAGAAATAACAGATGCCAGGAGAAAGGATGATTATATGAGAAATATCGCATTGGTAACCGGAGCATCCTCCGGAATAGGAAAAGAATTTGTCCGTGAGATCTCGAAGAAATACAAGGGGCTTGATGAAATATGGGTCGTTGCCAGACGAAGAGAGCGGCTAAGAGAACTAAGAAAAGAAATCATTGGAACAAGAGTGAGGATTCTTCCATTAGATCTTATGGAGCAAGAAAGCTTTGAACGTCTTAAAATGGTTCTTGCAAAAGAACAGCCAGTTGTAAGAATTTTAGTGAATGCTTCTGGATATGGGATTTCGGGGTCTTTTGAACATCAGACAGAGGAAGATGCGGCAGGAATGATCCATTTAAACTGTGAAGCATTAACAAGAATTACATATCTTGTATTGCCATATTTAAGAAGAGGATCTTTTATTTATCAGATGGCATCTTCTGCGGGATTTGCTCCGCAGCCGAATTTCACAGTTTATGCAGCAACCAAAGCATATGTGAAAAGTTTCTCTATTGCATTGCGGCAGGAGCTGTCCTATCAAGGGATCAGGGTGATCGCAGTATGTCCAGGGCCAGTAAAAACAGAGTTTTTTGACCGTGCATATGAACAGGAAGAGATGAAATTTTATAAGAAATTCGTAATGGCAGATCCAAAGAAAGTTGTAAGAAAAGCAATCCGTGATGCGAGAAAAAATAAAGCAGTATCTGTTTATGGAATGACGATGAAAGTAACTAGGGTTATCTGCAAGCTTCTTCCTGGAAGATGGATCGCAAAAATCATGGGTAAATAAGGATATAAAATGAGAGAATTAAACATAACGACAAGAGAAGAAGGACAGAGATTAGATAAGATTCTTTCGAAATATTTAAATAAAGCTCCAAAGAGTTTTGTATACAAGATGCTTCGAAAGAAAAATATCAAGTTAAACGGCAAAAAAGCAACGGGAAATGAGAAATTATCTCAAGGAGATCAGGTGTGTATTTATCTTGCAGAAGATACGATCAACAAGTTCCGTGAAGAAGTTAAAGCAGGAAAGCAAAAGATCAAACTTGATGTTTTATATGAAGATGAGAATGTCATTATGGTCAATAAACCATGGGGAATTTTGTCACAGAAATCAAAACCAGAGGATATTTCCATCAATGACCAGATCATCCCATATGCAGTGAACCAAGGGTTGATCAGTGAAAAGGAATTGCAGGTAGTAAAACCATCGATTTGTAACCGATTGGACCGCAATACAACAGGAATCATCATTTGTGGGATTTCTATAGAAGGATTACAGACGATGGCAGAAATGCTAAAACATCGTGATATGGAAAAATACTATCTTTGCATCGTAAAAGGAAAACTTGAAAGAACACAAAAAGTCAGTGCTTATTTAAAGAAAGATGAAAAAACAAACAAGGTAAAGGTATCAAAACAGGAGATCGCAGGAGCAAGCCATATTGAGACAGCTTATGAGCCAGTGATATCAAATGATGAATTTACACTATTGAAAGTCGAACTGATCACAGGAAAGACCCATCAGATCCGAGCGCATCTTGCAAGTATTGGACATCCGTTGATCGGAGATTTTAAATATGGCGATAAAAAGATCAATCAGGAGATGAAACAGAGATTTGGATTAAAAGATCAGCTGCTTCATTGTACAGAGATTGTTTTTCCACGAGATATGAAAATGTGCAAAAATTTATCCGGAAAGAAAATTCAAGCACCACTTCCGAAGCGATTTGATATGATTAAAAATGACTTGTTTGGGAGAGCATAGTCATGGCAGAAGATAAATGGAATGTAAAGGGACTTCGAGGATCGGTCCTTGAAGAGTTGATCAACTATACGAATGAAAAATACAGGCAACAGAAACTTGCTCTTGTGCAGAAAATACCGACATCGATCAAGCCAGTCAGATTTGATAAGACAAAACGTCATATTACGCTTGCTTATTTTGATCAGAAGAGTACTGTTGATTATATTGGGGTTGTGCAAGGAATTCCTATTTGTTTTGATGCAAAAGAATGTGCAAAAGACATATTTCCACTTCAGAATATTCATGAACATCAGGTAGAGTTTATGAGACAATATGAAGAACAGGGTGGAATCAGTTTTTTGTTGATCTATTTTACATCAAGGCATGTTTGCTATTATATGTCATTTCAGGAGATGATGAAGTACTGGAATCGTGCAAAAGAAGGTGGAGTGAAACATTTCAAATATGAAGAATTAGATATTGGTTTTTTTGTTCCACTAAAGCAGGGAATGATCCTTCATTATCTGGAATGTCTGCAAAAAGTATTAGAGCAAAAAGATCAATAAGATTCGTGTCGAAAACATTGACGAGAAGCAAAATTTTGCGTATAATATAACATTGACGAAAAAGAAAAGCTGTGGATTTTAAACCGCAGTGCAGAAAAGGATAGATTTTATGATCAGAAGCATGACAGGATTTGGACATGGGGAAGTGTCCAATGACAAGAATCAGAAGGTCACAGTGGAGATGAAATCCGTCAACCACAGATATTGTGACATCTCATTAAAACTTCCCAAGAAATTAGCCATGTTTGAGGCAAATATCCGTAATATCATGAAAGAATACGCAAGCCGTGGAAAGATTGATATTTATGTGTCTTATGAAGATTTGTCAGAGACAGCGGTAAGTCTCCATTATAATCAGGCAATGGCAGAAGAATATATGCAGGTATTTAAAAAGATGCAGGAAGATTTTAACATTGAAACCAAGATCACTGCAGAAGCCCTCGCCAAATATCCAGAGGTTGTAACAATTGAGGAAGTACAGCAAGATGAAGAAGTATGGTGGGAGTTGCTAGAAGCTGCATTAAGACAGGCTGCGGAGAAGTTTGTAGAGACAAGAACGATTGAAGGAGCAAACCTTAAGAGAGATCTTTTAGGCAAACTTGATCAGATGGCAGCAGATGTGACGTTTATTGAGGAACGTTCTCCACAGATCATTGCGGAATACAGAAGCAAATTAGAAGAAAAAGTGAAAGAATTTTTAGAAGACTCAACGATCGAAGAAAACAGGATCGCAGCAGAGGTTACATTGTATGCAGATAAGATCGCTGTTGATGAGGAAATCGTAAGATTGCAAAGTCATATCAGCTCTATGACAGATGTGTTGGAAAGCGATGAAAGCATCGGAAGAAAACTTGATTTCATGGCACAGGAGATGAACAGAGAAGCGAATACGATCTTATCCAAATCAAGTGATGTCGATCTTGCGGATCATGCAATCGAACTGAAGACGAATGTTGAGAAAGTAAGAGAGCAGATTCAGAACATAGAGTAAGATAAGAAGGGAAAGATCATGGAAAAGAGAGGTTCATTACTGGTAATCTCCGGATTTTCTGGAGTTGGAAAAGGAACGGTGGCAAAGAAACTGGTAGAAAAATATGGATATAGTTTATCAATTTCTGCAACAACAAGACAACCAAGAGAAGGTGAAGTTGATGGCAGAGAGTATTTTTTCAAGACCGTGGATGATTTTAAAAATCTGATCGATTATAATGGATTTATTGAATATGCCAGATATGTGGACAATTATTATGGAACGCCAAGAAAGTTTGTGGAAGATGAACTTGCCGCAGGACATAATGTAATCTTAGAGATTGAGGTGCAGGGTGCATTTAATATTAAGAAGCAATATGAGGATGCATTGTTGATCTTTATTACAGCACCAAGTGCAGCTGCGATCAAAGAACGCTTAGTAGGCAGAGGCACAGAATCTGAGGAAGTGATCAATAAACGTTTAAATCGCGCCAAAGAAGAGTCAGAAGACATGGATAAATATGATTATATCGTGATCAATGATCAGGTAGAAGACTGCGCGGATCGAATTCATGCCATTGTGCAGGCAAAAGAATGCCTGCTTGGAAATAATCTTAAGTTTATAGAAGCAACAAAAAAAGAATTAGAACAGCTATAGGAGGAATTATTATGTTACATCCATCATATACAGAATTAATGAAGGTCATCAATGGTGACAGTGAAGAAGAGAAAGTTATCTCAAGCCGTTATTCTATCGTGCTTGCAAGTGCAAAGAGAGCAAGACAGATCATCGCAGGAGATATGCCATTAGTAGAAGAAAAAGATGGTGCAAAACCATTATCTACAGCTGTTGAAGAACTTTGGGAAGAAAAAGTTAAGATTCTCGGAGATGACGAAGAAGCAGAAGAATAGAAACAGTAAGGAAAACAGGGTGCTTAGGGATTCCTAAACACCCTTATTTGTACAGACAGGGAGTTTTTTATGGACATTATTTTGTTACTTAAAACCATATTACTTGGAATTGTTGAGGGGATTACGGAATGGTTACCGATCAGTAGTACAGGACATTTGATCTTAGCAGATGAATTTATCAAGCTGAACATGACAGCTGACTTTAAGGAGATGTTTGATGTTGTGATCCAGTTAGGTGCGATCATGGCAGTCGTTGTCTTATATTTCCATAAGTTGAATCCATTTTCACCGAAGAAGAATCACGAGGAGAAGATGGATACGATCATTTTATGGACAAAGGTAATTCTTGCAGTATTTCCAGCAGCAATTATTGGTATTTTGTTTGATGACTGGTTGAACGATCATTTTTATAATCCACCAGTTGTAGCAGCAATGCTGATCATCTATGGTGTTTTATTTATCATTATTGAAAACCGCAACAAACGAAGCAGAAGAAGACCAATGAATGATCTTTCCAGATTATCCTATGGAATGGCACTTGGAATCGGTGTATTTCAGATATTGGCATTAATTCCGGGTACATCTAGATCTGGTGCGACGATTCTTGGAGGAATCTTGCTTGGATGTTCTAGAACAGTAGCTGCTGAATTTTCATTTTTCTTAGGGATTCCTGTGATGTTTGGAGCAAGCTTATTAAAGATCGTGAAGTTCGGTCTTGCATTTACATCAACACAGTTGATCGTACTGATCGTAGGAATGGTTGTATCATTTCTTGTATCAATCGGAGCGATCAAATTCTTGCTTGGATATATTAAGAAGAATGACTTTAAAGCATTTGGTGTATACCGAATCATACTCGGTCTGTTAGTGATCGTGTATTTTGCATTCATCAAATAAGGAGTTTGTAAAACATGGATAAGAATTTATTTCTAAAGAATATGGAAGAGATGATCCAGATCGCCAAGACGAATGGTAATCAGATCGACCACAAAGAATTATTAGATTATTTTAGCGATTATGAATTAAATGAAGAAGCGAAAAAACTTCTGATCGCAAGTTTTGTAGAAGCTGGGATTCGCGTTCTGGGTGTTGATGAAGCACAGATCGTTGCAGA
The sequence above is drawn from the Anaerostipes hadrus ATCC 29173 = JCM 17467 genome and encodes:
- a CDS encoding RsmF rRNA methyltransferase first C-terminal domain-containing protein is translated as MKLPELFEEKMRRLLGEDFSEYEKHLDDPAYYGIRVNTLKISVEDFLKICPFHVTKVPWTDNGFYVDREEKPSKHPYYHAGLYYIQEPSAMTPASYLPVEPGDRVLDLCGAPGGKSTELGAKLMGEGLLVSNDVSISRTKALIRNIEMFGIRNDMILCTEAKYLVPSMTGFFNKILIDAPCSGEGMFRKGNNEIKNWQQKGSEPYAKLQREIVDDAIKLLAPGGMLLYSTCTFSPEENEQVIEYLLEKNEDLSLVPMKMCEGFDHGHPEWTLTGREDIKQCIRLWPHKIKGEGHFLALLKKADGEQPTFKYEKIKKVKLTPETEEFFKNCKMDIDWSHVREHQGKLFYLKEDIPEMKKVRVLRKGLYLGEMKKGRFEPSQSFAVALAANEYEPYLSFDINDENTVKYLKCETLDVDTNTEGIHLVGTNEFPLGWAKIKKGRLKNKYSSSWRWL
- a CDS encoding GTP pyrophosphokinase; translated protein: MELQLWREMLTPYELAVDELVLKFRHIIREYRNVGRYSPIEQVDGRVKSISSILDKMQRKKINVNDVEKELEDIAGIRLICQFVEDIDRVLEIIESRSDMEIKSHKDYISHSKDSGYRSYHVIIYYEVNTIYGKKRIQAEIQIRTLAMNFWATVEHSLQYKYKGDIPQHVTDKLLVASDAIDVLDHEMSTVRDEIMDAQDSFRKKSNLVSEILHTMQNLYKVANRHEVLKIQDEFYKIYETGDMERLEHFNKQLDIIAEGYRAQSIS
- a CDS encoding HAD family hydrolase, whose translation is MLENKKAVIFDLDGTLVDSMWIWREIDIRFLGKYGLEVPQGLNDKLEGYSFHETAVYFKEHFPLPLTIEEIMGTWNRMASEIYINEIRLKEGVKEFIELLKKQNMKLGIATSNSRKLAKDCLRSNGILDAFDYICTSDEVPRSKPEPDVYLHAAKMIDTRPKDALVFEDIPYGILAGKRAGMEVCAVKDPYSQGSVKEKKEIADYYINTYYDILDGTYEVLKK
- a CDS encoding beta-ketoacyl-ACP synthase III, with the protein product MSVKILGTGSFLPEKSVSNDDLSKVMDTSDEWISSRTGIRSRHISIEDTTSTMAVKAAEKALEDAGISAEELDHIFVATLSGDYATPSTACQVQKGIGAVNAVCMDINAACSGFVFGLNTAVAYARAGMGKKMMIIGVETLSKILDWSDRSTCVLFGDGAGCAIVEADEEREIFIDAGSDGARGDVLTCEERHLNNLLVKDDSSMQQVAMDGQEVFKFAARMVPKSINKVLDEAGVSKEEIKYFVLHQANKRIIEAAARRLKQPIEKFPMNIDRCANTSSATIPILLDEINQKGMLNRGDKIVLSGFGGGLTWGSVYLTW
- a CDS encoding pseudouridine synthase, coding for MVIMAKKTRLDKFLCDSLNMTRKEAKESVKKGKVVVNGEAIKKPEYKVDAEQDQVEFDHKLIQFEQFHYLMLHKPQGVVSATKDHHDQTVLDLIHEDYKDRLFPVGRLDKDTEGLLLLTDDGMLAHEILSPRKHVDKVYFAKVSGQFGENEIARFKEGLDIGNGERSKQARLQILKADVQESEVLITIMEGKFHQVKRMVKAVGSEVLYLKRLSMGSLKLDEELKLGEYRRLTKAELQELKEHRR
- a CDS encoding Holliday junction resolvase RecU; translated protein: MAEDKWNVKGLRGSVLEELINYTNEKYRQQKLALVQKIPTSIKPVRFDKTKRHITLAYFDQKSTVDYIGVVQGIPICFDAKECAKDIFPLQNIHEHQVEFMRQYEEQGGISFLLIYFTSRHVCYYMSFQEMMKYWNRAKEGGVKHFKYEELDIGFFVPLKQGMILHYLECLQKVLEQKDQ
- the gmk gene encoding guanylate kinase, yielding MEKRGSLLVISGFSGVGKGTVAKKLVEKYGYSLSISATTRQPREGEVDGREYFFKTVDDFKNLIDYNGFIEYARYVDNYYGTPRKFVEDELAAGHNVILEIEVQGAFNIKKQYEDALLIFITAPSAAAIKERLVGRGTESEEVINKRLNRAKEESEDMDKYDYIVINDQVEDCADRIHAIVQAKECLLGNNLKFIEATKKELEQL
- a CDS encoding undecaprenyl-diphosphate phosphatase produces the protein MDIILLLKTILLGIVEGITEWLPISSTGHLILADEFIKLNMTADFKEMFDVVIQLGAIMAVVVLYFHKLNPFSPKKNHEEKMDTIILWTKVILAVFPAAIIGILFDDWLNDHFYNPPVVAAMLIIYGVLFIIIENRNKRSRRRPMNDLSRLSYGMALGIGVFQILALIPGTSRSGATILGGILLGCSRTVAAEFSFFLGIPVMFGASLLKIVKFGLAFTSTQLIVLIVGMVVSFLVSIGAIKFLLGYIKKNDFKAFGVYRIILGLLVIVYFAFIK
- a CDS encoding SDR family NAD(P)-dependent oxidoreductase, whose translation is MRNIALVTGASSGIGKEFVREISKKYKGLDEIWVVARRRERLRELRKEIIGTRVRILPLDLMEQESFERLKMVLAKEQPVVRILVNASGYGISGSFEHQTEEDAAGMIHLNCEALTRITYLVLPYLRRGSFIYQMASSAGFAPQPNFTVYAATKAYVKSFSIALRQELSYQGIRVIAVCPGPVKTEFFDRAYEQEEMKFYKKFVMADPKKVVRKAIRDARKNKAVSVYGMTMKVTRVICKLLPGRWIAKIMGK
- the rpoZ gene encoding DNA-directed RNA polymerase subunit omega, whose product is MLHPSYTELMKVINGDSEEEKVISSRYSIVLASAKRARQIIAGDMPLVEEKDGAKPLSTAVEELWEEKVKILGDDEEAEE
- a CDS encoding YicC/YloC family endoribonuclease, with amino-acid sequence MIRSMTGFGHGEVSNDKNQKVTVEMKSVNHRYCDISLKLPKKLAMFEANIRNIMKEYASRGKIDIYVSYEDLSETAVSLHYNQAMAEEYMQVFKKMQEDFNIETKITAEALAKYPEVVTIEEVQQDEEVWWELLEAALRQAAEKFVETRTIEGANLKRDLLGKLDQMAADVTFIEERSPQIIAEYRSKLEEKVKEFLEDSTIEENRIAAEVTLYADKIAVDEEIVRLQSHISSMTDVLESDESIGRKLDFMAQEMNREANTILSKSSDVDLADHAIELKTNVEKVREQIQNIE
- a CDS encoding RluA family pseudouridine synthase, encoding MRELNITTREEGQRLDKILSKYLNKAPKSFVYKMLRKKNIKLNGKKATGNEKLSQGDQVCIYLAEDTINKFREEVKAGKQKIKLDVLYEDENVIMVNKPWGILSQKSKPEDISINDQIIPYAVNQGLISEKELQVVKPSICNRLDRNTTGIIICGISIEGLQTMAEMLKHRDMEKYYLCIVKGKLERTQKVSAYLKKDEKTNKVKVSKQEIAGASHIETAYEPVISNDEFTLLKVELITGKTHQIRAHLASIGHPLIGDFKYGDKKINQEMKQRFGLKDQLLHCTEIVFPRDMKMCKNLSGKKIQAPLPKRFDMIKNDLFGRA